The proteins below are encoded in one region of Limnochorda pilosa:
- a CDS encoding branched-chain amino acid ABC transporter permease: MLYRQCGIRHTTYEADRALVVIPWEKLLAGLLGAAALAAPLYLPGLYLVGYLTPWLLWTAAALGLNVLMGWAGQIHLGYAAVMAVGAYTSVHLAHAGVPFLLAVPLAGAAAALVGAVFGVPALRVKGLYLAVSTLALQYLVDWVIVHVPAISGGAQSTLTAPPVRLLGLAVRSDAGLYWTALGYTLLATLFVLNLRRTAIGRALMALRERDYAAEIIGIDVHRYKAVAFGISSFLGGMTGAMLAFVYYGAVTPEQFALDVSIQAVAMVIIGGLGSVIGSYFGAGFVLLAPIFIDRGIRALAASLGLTLYAGTLSHLPLVVYGGLIVGFLLLEPLGLAKLYDNVRNYFLVWPFGYTGRSGS, from the coding sequence ATGCTCTACCGGCAGTGCGGCATCCGACACACGACCTACGAGGCAGACCGGGCCCTGGTGGTCATCCCGTGGGAGAAGCTGCTTGCGGGCCTCCTGGGTGCGGCGGCCCTCGCGGCCCCCCTCTACCTGCCCGGGCTCTACCTGGTGGGCTACCTGACCCCCTGGCTCCTCTGGACGGCGGCGGCCCTGGGGTTGAACGTACTGATGGGGTGGGCCGGGCAGATCCACCTGGGGTACGCGGCGGTGATGGCGGTGGGGGCGTACACCTCGGTCCACCTCGCCCACGCGGGCGTGCCTTTCTTGCTGGCCGTGCCGCTTGCAGGCGCGGCGGCCGCGCTGGTGGGGGCGGTCTTCGGCGTGCCGGCGCTGCGGGTGAAGGGCCTCTACCTGGCCGTGAGCACCCTGGCCCTCCAGTACCTGGTGGACTGGGTGATCGTCCATGTTCCCGCCATCAGCGGGGGCGCCCAGTCCACCCTGACCGCGCCCCCGGTGCGCCTGCTGGGTCTGGCCGTGCGAAGCGATGCGGGGCTCTACTGGACCGCGCTGGGCTACACGCTCTTGGCGACCCTCTTCGTCCTCAACCTGCGGCGCACCGCCATCGGCAGGGCGCTGATGGCCTTGCGGGAGCGGGACTATGCGGCGGAGATCATCGGCATCGACGTCCACCGGTACAAGGCCGTGGCCTTCGGGATCAGCTCCTTCCTGGGGGGCATGACGGGGGCGATGCTGGCCTTCGTCTACTACGGCGCAGTGACGCCCGAGCAGTTCGCCCTCGATGTCTCCATCCAGGCGGTGGCCATGGTGATCATCGGCGGGCTGGGGAGCGTGATCGGGAGCTACTTCGGCGCCGGCTTCGTGCTGCTGGCCCCCATCTTCATCGACCGGGGCATTCGGGCCCTGGCGGCGAGCCTGGGGCTCACCCTGTACGCGGGCACCCTGTCGCACTTGCCCCTGGTCGTCTACGGCGGGCTCATCGTCGGCTTCCTGCTCCTGGAGCCCCTGGGCCTCGCCAAGCTCTACGACAACGTGCGCAACTACTTCCTGGTCTGGCCCTTCGGCTACACCGGCCGGAGCGGGTCGTAG
- a CDS encoding branched-chain amino acid ABC transporter permease — MLFLLELAANGALVGLMYALVALGIVLVYKSSGVVNFAQGGLVMLGGYVVWALLALAGLPLLAAVPLALLLMAGLGLVVERVALRPMIGQPLIMVLMLTLGLEAMLRGLAPAVWGADLKSLPVPISDGPLIVADLFLNRVYLFGGALTLVLFGALVLFFRSRTGVAMKAVSDDHLASWAVGISVERMTGLSWALAGVLAVVAGLLWGRVQGVDWTLSHVLIKALAVAILGGLDSLEGAVVGGLVLGILEGVIPGYLDPLVGGGTREVVAAFVIFLTILVRPYGFRGREVIERV; from the coding sequence GTGCTCTTCCTGCTTGAGCTCGCGGCCAACGGGGCGCTGGTGGGGCTCATGTACGCCCTGGTGGCGCTCGGGATCGTGCTGGTCTACAAGTCCTCGGGGGTGGTCAACTTCGCCCAGGGCGGGCTGGTGATGCTGGGCGGCTACGTGGTCTGGGCGCTCCTGGCCCTGGCCGGCCTGCCCCTGCTGGCAGCCGTGCCCCTGGCCCTGCTCCTCATGGCCGGCCTGGGCCTGGTGGTGGAGCGGGTGGCCCTGCGGCCCATGATCGGGCAGCCGTTGATCATGGTCCTCATGCTCACCCTGGGTCTCGAGGCCATGCTGCGGGGCCTCGCGCCCGCCGTGTGGGGGGCGGACCTGAAGTCCTTGCCGGTGCCCATCTCCGATGGGCCCTTGATCGTGGCCGACCTCTTCCTGAACCGGGTCTACCTCTTCGGCGGGGCGCTCACCCTGGTCCTCTTCGGGGCCCTGGTCCTCTTCTTCCGGTCCCGAACGGGGGTCGCCATGAAGGCCGTCTCCGACGATCACCTGGCCTCGTGGGCGGTGGGGATCTCGGTGGAGCGGATGACGGGGCTGAGCTGGGCCCTGGCCGGGGTGCTGGCGGTGGTGGCGGGCCTGCTCTGGGGGCGGGTTCAGGGGGTGGACTGGACCCTCTCCCACGTGCTGATCAAGGCGCTGGCCGTGGCCATCCTGGGAGGGCTGGACAGCCTGGAGGGCGCCGTGGTGGGCGGGCTGGTGCTGGGCATCCTCGAAGGCGTCATTCCGGGGTACCTGGACCCGCTGGTAGGCGGCGGCACCCGTGAGGTGGTGGCGGCTTTCGTCATCTTCCTCACCATCTTGGTGCGCCCCTACGGGTTCCGGGGGCGGGAGGTCATCGAGCGGGTCTAG
- a CDS encoding AMP-dependent synthetase/ligase, whose product MRAEPHAAAPAAASTVAPAAAPLAGAPFGASTLPAVLDRNAREHPDRVAYREKDLGIWIEYPWQAALEEVTLAAAGFLELGLRPGEGLLIIGDNRPQLYFGMLAATLIRAIPVPVYPDAVPDEVIHIATQGDARFALAEDQEQVDKLLELRERIPVLERIVYDDPRGLGAYDEPALVACTRVRELGRLRVEREPRFLEGALAQVQPGDVAVLLHSSGTTGLPKGVPLTHANLLAAVANAHRAGYFQEHEEAVAYLPMAWVGDFTFSVAAALALRFTVNLPERQETLLRDLRAVGPTFYFAPPRSWDNLLTAVQVRMEESTRLKRLLYRHFMGFATGLEKARLQGRRPSWLQRLWRGVGELAIYGPLKDQLGLARVQRAFTAGEAIGEDTFLYFRALGVNLKQFYGQTENGALTAAQGDDEVRLETVGRPLPGAELRVDDSGEILVRGPSVFRGYWRNPEATARAVVDGWFHTGDAGYLDERGHLVILGRVEDVVRTQGGTRFVPQYIENRLKFSPYVREAAVVGDRRPYLAAMICIDLQAVGHWAEVRGIAYTSYADLSQKPEVYRLIGQAVARVNGLLPEELRIRRFVNLHKEFDPDDGELTRTRKLRRGLVAERYAPVIEALYGQGDTVDVTARIVYEDGREGELRRTLRVEEVEARRALPA is encoded by the coding sequence ATGCGAGCTGAGCCGCACGCGGCCGCACCGGCCGCCGCATCGACGGTCGCCCCCGCCGCCGCGCCGCTGGCCGGTGCGCCCTTCGGCGCCTCCACCCTCCCCGCGGTCCTGGACCGCAATGCCCGGGAGCACCCGGACCGCGTGGCCTACCGTGAGAAGGACCTGGGCATCTGGATCGAGTACCCGTGGCAGGCCGCGCTCGAGGAGGTTACCCTGGCAGCCGCCGGCTTCCTGGAGCTGGGCCTGCGTCCGGGCGAGGGGCTGCTGATCATCGGCGACAACCGCCCCCAGCTCTACTTCGGCATGCTGGCCGCCACCCTCATCCGGGCGATCCCCGTCCCCGTCTACCCCGACGCCGTGCCCGACGAGGTGATCCACATCGCCACCCAGGGCGACGCCCGCTTCGCTCTGGCCGAGGACCAGGAGCAGGTCGACAAGCTGCTGGAGCTGCGCGAGCGCATCCCGGTGCTGGAGCGCATCGTCTACGACGACCCCCGCGGCCTGGGCGCATACGACGAGCCCGCCCTCGTCGCCTGCACCCGAGTGCGGGAGCTGGGGCGGCTGCGGGTGGAGCGGGAGCCCCGCTTCCTGGAAGGGGCCCTGGCCCAGGTGCAGCCCGGCGACGTCGCGGTGCTCCTCCACTCCTCGGGCACCACGGGGCTTCCCAAGGGGGTGCCCCTCACCCACGCCAACCTGCTGGCGGCGGTGGCCAACGCGCACCGGGCCGGCTACTTCCAGGAGCATGAGGAGGCGGTGGCCTACCTCCCCATGGCCTGGGTGGGCGACTTCACCTTCTCGGTGGCGGCCGCGCTGGCGCTCCGCTTCACCGTCAACCTCCCCGAGCGCCAGGAGACGCTCCTTCGCGACCTGAGGGCCGTGGGGCCCACCTTCTACTTCGCCCCGCCCCGGAGCTGGGACAACCTGCTCACCGCCGTCCAGGTGCGCATGGAGGAGTCCACCCGCCTGAAGCGCCTCCTCTACCGCCACTTCATGGGCTTCGCCACGGGTCTGGAGAAAGCCCGCCTCCAGGGTCGCCGTCCCTCCTGGCTCCAGCGCCTCTGGCGGGGGGTGGGCGAGCTCGCGATCTACGGGCCCCTGAAGGACCAGCTGGGACTGGCCCGGGTGCAGCGGGCCTTCACGGCCGGCGAGGCCATCGGCGAGGACACCTTCCTTTACTTCCGGGCGTTGGGCGTCAACCTGAAGCAGTTCTACGGCCAGACGGAGAACGGCGCCCTCACCGCGGCCCAGGGCGACGACGAGGTGCGGCTGGAGACGGTGGGCCGGCCGCTGCCGGGGGCGGAGCTGCGTGTGGACGACTCGGGCGAGATCCTGGTCCGGGGGCCCAGCGTCTTCAGGGGCTACTGGCGGAACCCCGAGGCCACCGCCCGGGCGGTGGTGGACGGCTGGTTCCACACGGGCGATGCGGGCTACCTGGACGAGCGCGGCCACCTGGTGATCCTGGGGCGGGTGGAGGACGTGGTGCGCACCCAGGGCGGCACCCGGTTCGTGCCCCAGTACATCGAGAACCGCCTCAAGTTCAGCCCCTACGTGAGGGAGGCGGCCGTGGTGGGCGACAGGCGCCCCTACCTGGCCGCCATGATCTGCATCGACCTGCAGGCGGTGGGCCACTGGGCGGAGGTGCGGGGGATCGCCTACACCTCGTACGCGGACCTCTCCCAGAAGCCCGAGGTCTATCGCCTGATCGGCCAGGCGGTGGCCCGCGTCAACGGGCTCCTGCCCGAGGAGCTGCGGATCCGCCGGTTTGTCAACCTTCACAAGGAGTTCGACCCCGACGACGGCGAGCTGACCCGCACCCGGAAGCTCCGCCGGGGACTCGTCGCCGAGCGGTACGCGCCCGTCATCGAGGCGCTCTACGGCCAGGGCGACACGGTGGACGTGACCGCCCGCATCGTCTACGAGGACGGGCGCGAGGGCGAGCTGCGCCGCACCCTGAGGGTGGAGGAGGTGGAGGCCCGCCGTGCTCTTCCTGCTTGA
- a CDS encoding ABC transporter ATP-binding protein, translating into MLQCQQIHRSFGGLKALSAVDLSVEAGEIVGLIGPNGSGKTTLTNVVTGFYPPQEGRVLLSGQDVTGWRPHRVARLGVARTFQNLALFRGLSALENILLGRHVHTRAGVLSAALYWWWGRTEETRQRRVVEEVIDFLQLEAVRDEPVELLPLGLQKRVELARALAAEPRLLILDEPMAGMNQEEKEYMARFILDTREERGAAILLIEHHMDVVMGVCDRVAVLDHGVKIADGPPPRVGGAPAVIAAYLGEADHAS; encoded by the coding sequence ATGCTCCAGTGCCAGCAGATCCACCGCAGCTTCGGGGGATTGAAGGCCCTTTCGGCGGTGGACCTCTCCGTGGAGGCAGGCGAGATCGTAGGCCTCATCGGTCCCAACGGCAGCGGCAAGACCACGCTCACCAACGTGGTGACGGGCTTCTACCCTCCCCAGGAAGGCCGGGTCCTGCTCTCCGGGCAGGACGTTACCGGCTGGCGGCCTCACCGGGTGGCTCGCCTGGGCGTGGCCCGGACCTTCCAGAACCTCGCGCTCTTCCGGGGCCTGAGCGCGCTGGAGAACATCCTGCTGGGCCGCCACGTCCACACCCGGGCCGGGGTGCTCAGCGCCGCCCTCTACTGGTGGTGGGGGCGGACTGAGGAGACCCGCCAGCGCCGGGTGGTGGAGGAGGTCATCGACTTCCTCCAGCTCGAGGCGGTGCGCGACGAGCCGGTGGAGCTCCTGCCCCTGGGGCTCCAGAAGCGGGTCGAGCTGGCCCGGGCCCTCGCGGCCGAGCCGCGGCTCCTGATCCTGGACGAGCCCATGGCCGGCATGAACCAGGAGGAGAAGGAGTACATGGCCCGCTTCATCCTCGACACCCGGGAGGAGCGGGGGGCGGCCATCCTCCTCATCGAGCACCACATGGACGTGGTGATGGGCGTCTGCGACCGGGTGGCGGTGCTGGACCACGGCGTCAAGATCGCCGACGGGCCGCCCCCGCGGGTGGGGGGCGCCCCCGCCGTCATCGCCGCCTACCTGGGGGAGGCCGACCATGCGAGCTGA
- a CDS encoding ABC transporter permease, whose amino-acid sequence MKGIWAVVRMSFLTYVRDRSAMFWGILFPVLLMGLIGSVFGDSALHFDVVAVVPRSTAGSPSFGPSFGEAFITALKHMDLFTVREETLEVAMKDLEQGRASLVVVLPEAPAAWPVGSEPLPVTVYHDAASQSAQAGVAVIREVANRFDQSITGRPARVTVTAEARGGQGFSMFDYLLPGIIAMTLMQTGLMGVTWVVANYREQKVLKRVLTTPFRPGGFLAGLIGRFTVVNLFQAAIIFLVGTYVFHARTQGDLLQYAVVAAWGSVAFLALGMAISTVSRTAEAASNLGNLVAFPMMFLSGVFWPREMMPEVLQPFLGRLPLSPLVDALRAIASGTGTLFDHLGGLGYLTLWMVAAMAVAVWRFRWE is encoded by the coding sequence GTGAAGGGGATCTGGGCCGTCGTTCGCATGAGCTTTCTCACCTACGTGCGCGACCGGAGCGCGATGTTCTGGGGGATCCTCTTCCCCGTCCTCCTGATGGGGCTCATCGGCAGCGTCTTCGGCGACTCGGCGCTCCACTTCGACGTGGTGGCCGTGGTGCCCCGGAGCACTGCAGGCTCGCCTTCCTTCGGACCTTCGTTTGGAGAGGCCTTTATAACGGCGCTGAAGCACATGGACCTCTTCACCGTGCGTGAGGAGACCCTCGAGGTCGCCATGAAGGACCTGGAGCAGGGCCGGGCGAGCCTGGTGGTGGTTCTGCCGGAGGCGCCGGCGGCCTGGCCGGTGGGCTCCGAGCCCCTGCCGGTCACCGTCTACCACGACGCGGCCAGCCAGTCGGCCCAGGCGGGGGTGGCGGTGATCCGCGAGGTGGCCAACCGCTTCGACCAGAGCATCACCGGCCGGCCCGCCCGGGTCACGGTGACGGCCGAGGCCCGCGGGGGCCAGGGCTTCAGCATGTTCGACTACCTCCTGCCCGGCATCATCGCCATGACGCTGATGCAGACGGGGCTCATGGGGGTCACCTGGGTGGTGGCCAACTACCGGGAGCAGAAGGTCCTGAAGCGGGTGCTCACCACGCCCTTCCGGCCCGGCGGTTTCCTGGCGGGGCTGATCGGCCGCTTCACGGTCGTGAACCTGTTTCAGGCGGCGATCATCTTCCTGGTGGGGACCTACGTCTTCCACGCCCGCACCCAGGGGGACCTGCTCCAGTACGCCGTCGTGGCCGCGTGGGGCTCGGTCGCCTTCCTGGCCCTGGGCATGGCCATCTCCACCGTCTCCCGCACGGCCGAGGCGGCCAGCAACCTGGGCAACCTGGTGGCCTTCCCCATGATGTTCCTCTCGGGCGTCTTCTGGCCGCGGGAGATGATGCCCGAGGTGCTCCAGCCCTTCCTGGGCCGGCTGCCCCTCTCGCCGCTGGTGGACGCGCTGCGCGCCATCGCCTCGGGCACAGGCACCCTCTTCGATCACCTGGGCGGGCTGGGCTACCTCACCCTCTGGATGGTGGCGGCCATGGCCGTGGCCGTCTGGCGCTTCCGGTGGGAGTGA
- a CDS encoding ABC transporter ATP-binding protein: protein MERSYVVRVQGLVKRYGETVAVAGIDFEVAEGEVFGLLGPNGAGKTTTLEILEGLRRPDGGEAEVAGHSVVRNPQAVRASIGVQLQEAGFFELLTVEETLSTFAAFHRRALPVRPLLERMGLGERRRALVRDLSGGQKQRLSVALALINDPRLVFLDEPTTGLDPQARRNLWDVIRQIRAEERTLILTTHYMEEAEELCDRVAIMDHGRILALDRPDRLVARHAPGAVVVLEGLAVRNGVVQRAGLPESGPAAAAEDDDLAFLRQLPGVDGLFHPENDDEAVALRTTEAPATLQALIELQQAGRVAFRNLRVEHATLEDVFLRLTGRGLRE from the coding sequence ATGGAGCGCAGCTACGTGGTACGCGTGCAGGGCCTGGTGAAACGCTACGGCGAGACGGTGGCCGTGGCCGGCATCGACTTCGAGGTGGCCGAGGGCGAGGTCTTCGGCCTCCTGGGCCCCAACGGGGCCGGCAAGACCACGACCCTGGAGATCCTGGAGGGCCTGCGGCGGCCCGACGGCGGCGAGGCGGAGGTCGCGGGCCACTCGGTGGTCCGGAACCCGCAGGCGGTGCGGGCCTCCATCGGGGTGCAGCTGCAGGAGGCAGGCTTCTTCGAGCTCCTCACCGTGGAGGAGACCCTGAGCACCTTCGCCGCCTTCCACCGGCGGGCGCTGCCGGTGCGGCCGCTCCTGGAGCGGATGGGGCTCGGCGAGCGCCGCCGCGCCCTGGTGCGCGACCTCTCGGGGGGCCAGAAGCAGCGCCTCTCGGTGGCCCTGGCCCTGATCAACGATCCTCGCCTGGTCTTCCTCGACGAGCCCACCACGGGCCTGGACCCCCAGGCCCGCCGGAACCTGTGGGACGTGATCCGCCAGATCCGCGCCGAGGAGCGCACGCTCATCCTCACCACCCACTACATGGAAGAGGCCGAGGAGCTCTGCGACCGGGTGGCCATCATGGACCACGGGCGCATCCTGGCCCTGGACCGCCCGGACCGCCTGGTGGCCCGGCACGCGCCCGGGGCGGTGGTGGTGCTGGAGGGCCTCGCGGTGCGAAACGGCGTGGTACAGCGGGCGGGCCTTCCCGAGAGCGGGCCGGCGGCGGCCGCAGAGGACGACGACCTGGCCTTCCTCAGGCAGCTTCCGGGCGTGGACGGCCTCTTCCACCCGGAGAACGACGACGAGGCCGTCGCCCTCCGGACCACCGAGGCGCCCGCCACCCTGCAGGCGCTGATCGAGCTGCAGCAGGCGGGTCGCGTCGCCTTCCGCAACCTGCGGGTCGAGCACGCCACCCTGGAAGACGTCTTCCTGCGCCTCACCGGAAGGGGGCTCCGAGAGTGA
- a CDS encoding redoxin domain-containing protein has translation MHLKSPLPSLEGATAWLNGKPETVGGGRPVFVHFWAVSCPVCKESMPQVNGWRDTYAPRGLQVISVHMPLRETDTDLGQVRETAEGLGITQPVAVDSELAISDRFENQYTPAYYVFDGEGKLRHYQAGNRAMDLVERRLQRVVEEAARSPAGG, from the coding sequence ATGCACTTGAAGAGCCCGCTCCCGTCCCTGGAGGGGGCGACGGCCTGGCTGAACGGCAAGCCCGAGACCGTGGGGGGAGGCCGCCCCGTCTTCGTCCACTTCTGGGCCGTCTCCTGCCCGGTCTGCAAGGAGTCCATGCCCCAGGTGAACGGTTGGCGCGACACCTACGCCCCCCGGGGGTTGCAGGTGATCTCGGTCCACATGCCCCTGCGTGAGACCGACACGGACCTGGGGCAGGTGCGTGAGACCGCCGAAGGGTTGGGCATCACCCAGCCCGTGGCCGTGGACTCGGAGCTGGCCATCAGCGACCGCTTCGAGAACCAGTACACGCCCGCCTACTACGTCTTCGACGGCGAGGGAAAGCTCCGCCATTACCAGGCCGGGAACCGGGCCATGGACCTGGTGGAGCGTCGCCTCCAGCGGGTGGTGGAGGAGGCCGCCCGCTCCCCGGCCGGAGGCTGA
- a CDS encoding peroxiredoxin — protein MMTVTLVGKPAPDFEMPSTKNLERLDEPVRLQDYRGQWLVFFFYPADFTFVCPTEIRALSERFDDFKELGADILGCSVDSVWVHRAWIKSPPDGDPEGLGPIHYPLASDPTRAVSRRYGVLVEETGTAMRGLFLIDPDGRVRYEVVHENAVGRSVDETLRVLQALQTGELCGANWRPGQRTLAAR, from the coding sequence ATGATGACCGTGACCCTGGTGGGCAAGCCCGCACCCGATTTCGAGATGCCCAGCACCAAGAACCTCGAGCGGCTGGACGAGCCCGTGCGCCTGCAGGACTACCGCGGGCAGTGGCTCGTCTTCTTTTTCTACCCCGCGGACTTCACCTTCGTCTGCCCCACGGAGATCCGGGCCCTGAGCGAGCGCTTCGACGACTTCAAAGAGCTGGGGGCCGACATCCTGGGCTGCAGCGTCGACTCGGTGTGGGTCCACCGGGCCTGGATCAAGAGCCCGCCCGACGGAGACCCGGAAGGGTTGGGCCCCATCCACTACCCCCTGGCCAGCGACCCCACCCGCGCGGTCTCCCGCAGGTACGGCGTCCTGGTGGAGGAGACGGGAACGGCCATGCGGGGCCTCTTTCTCATCGACCCCGACGGCAGGGTGCGCTACGAGGTGGTCCACGAGAATGCCGTGGGCCGCAGCGTGGACGAGACCCTGCGGGTGCTGCAGGCACTCCAGACGGGGGAGCTCTGCGGGGCCAACTGGCGGCCCGGGCAGCGCACCCTGGCCGCCCGCTGA
- the argF gene encoding ornithine carbamoyltransferase has protein sequence MEQLLRDEVAQEMAGHDFLTIADLSSEAFQRIIDVAAVLKQARRAPWTRALLDGRSLAMIFTKASTRTRVSFEVGMHELGGFTLFLNPQDLQLGRGETVADTARVLSRMVDGILIRTYAQAEVEELARHATVPVINGLTDSYHPTQVVADFLTLREHKGDLHRLVVTYVGDGNNVAHSLMLGAARVGMELRVCTPEELPPDPRVVAMARRKAEETGARIVLGRDPEEAAQGADALYTDVWASMGQEAEHDRRVSILRRYQVNEELLARARPGAVVLHCLPAHRGEEITDAVMDGPQSVVFDEAENRLHAQKAILALFLGVGEGRAEV, from the coding sequence ATGGAGCAGCTCTTGCGGGACGAGGTGGCCCAGGAGATGGCGGGCCACGACTTCCTCACCATTGCGGACCTCTCTTCGGAAGCCTTTCAGCGGATCATCGACGTGGCGGCCGTGCTCAAGCAGGCCCGGCGGGCGCCGTGGACCCGAGCGCTGCTGGACGGGCGCAGCCTGGCCATGATCTTCACCAAGGCCTCCACCCGCACCCGGGTGAGCTTTGAGGTGGGCATGCACGAGCTGGGCGGTTTCACCCTCTTCCTGAACCCCCAGGACCTCCAGCTCGGGCGCGGCGAGACCGTGGCCGACACGGCCCGGGTCCTCTCCCGGATGGTGGACGGCATCCTCATCCGTACCTACGCCCAGGCCGAGGTGGAGGAGCTGGCCCGGCACGCGACGGTCCCCGTGATCAACGGGCTCACCGACAGCTACCACCCCACCCAGGTGGTGGCCGACTTCCTCACCCTGCGCGAGCACAAGGGCGACCTCCACCGGCTGGTGGTGACCTACGTGGGCGACGGGAACAACGTGGCCCACTCGCTCATGCTGGGGGCGGCCCGAGTGGGGATGGAGCTGCGGGTCTGCACCCCCGAGGAGCTCCCGCCGGACCCCCGGGTGGTGGCCATGGCCCGGCGCAAGGCCGAGGAGACAGGCGCCCGCATCGTGCTGGGTCGGGACCCCGAGGAGGCGGCCCAGGGTGCCGACGCCCTCTACACCGACGTGTGGGCCAGCATGGGGCAGGAGGCCGAGCACGACCGCCGGGTGTCCATCTTGAGGAGGTACCAGGTGAACGAGGAGCTCCTGGCCCGCGCCCGGCCGGGGGCGGTGGTACTCCACTGCCTGCCGGCCCACCGGGGCGAGGAGATCACCGACGCGGTCATGGACGGGCCCCAGTCGGTGGTCTTCGACGAGGCCGAGAACCGGCTGCACGCCCAGAAGGCGATCCTCGCCCTCTTCCTGGGGGTGGGGGAGGGTCGGGCGGAGGTGTGA
- a CDS encoding cyclic 2,3-diphosphoglycerate synthase has translation MGAAGRDFHNFNVRYREDPGVRVVAFTATQIPHIEGRVYPRELAGPLYPQGVPIVPEAELAGLIRRESVDDVVFAYSDVPHVYVMHKASEVLAAGATFLLLGPRDTWLKAKVPVVSVTAVRTGSGKSQTTRALAQALTRWGRRVAVVRHPMPYGDLAAQAVQRFAAYEDLDRHRCTIEEREEYEPHIDRGNVVYAGVDYGRILEQAQAEADVVLWDGGNNDLPFYRPDLAVVVADPHRPGHEASYHPGEANARLADVIVINKVDTADPEQVAEVRRNLAFLNPGARVIEAGSPIRLENGADLAGKRVLVVEDGPTLTHGGMSYGAGVLAARRAGAVLVDPRPHAVGSLQETFSRFPQLGELLPAMGYGEEQVAELGETIRRAPVDAVVIGTPIDLRRVVPIDKPTVRAYYDLDASSAAALEDVLRERLPGLAPS, from the coding sequence ATGGGCGCCGCGGGGCGGGACTTCCACAACTTCAACGTCCGCTATCGGGAGGACCCCGGGGTGCGGGTGGTGGCCTTCACCGCCACCCAGATCCCGCACATCGAGGGGCGCGTCTATCCCAGAGAGCTCGCGGGGCCGCTCTACCCCCAGGGGGTCCCCATCGTGCCCGAGGCCGAGCTGGCCGGCCTGATCCGCCGGGAGTCCGTGGACGACGTGGTCTTCGCCTACAGCGACGTGCCGCACGTCTACGTGATGCACAAGGCCTCCGAGGTCCTCGCGGCCGGGGCCACCTTCCTTCTGCTGGGCCCTAGGGACACGTGGCTAAAGGCGAAGGTTCCCGTCGTCTCCGTGACCGCGGTGCGTACCGGCTCGGGTAAGAGCCAGACCACCCGGGCGCTGGCCCAGGCCCTCACCCGGTGGGGACGCCGGGTGGCGGTGGTGCGCCACCCCATGCCCTACGGGGATCTGGCCGCCCAGGCCGTCCAGCGCTTCGCCGCGTACGAGGACCTGGACCGCCACCGCTGCACCATCGAGGAGCGGGAGGAGTACGAGCCCCACATCGACCGGGGGAACGTGGTCTACGCAGGCGTGGACTACGGGCGGATCCTGGAGCAGGCCCAGGCCGAGGCGGACGTGGTCCTGTGGGACGGGGGCAACAACGACCTGCCCTTCTACCGGCCGGACCTGGCCGTGGTGGTGGCCGACCCGCACCGGCCCGGGCACGAGGCCTCGTACCACCCCGGCGAGGCCAACGCGCGGCTGGCCGACGTGATCGTGATCAACAAGGTGGACACCGCGGATCCCGAGCAGGTGGCCGAGGTGCGGCGGAACCTGGCCTTCCTCAACCCCGGGGCGCGGGTGATCGAGGCCGGCTCGCCGATCCGGCTGGAGAACGGGGCGGACCTGGCGGGCAAGCGGGTGCTGGTGGTGGAGGACGGCCCCACCCTCACCCACGGCGGCATGAGCTACGGGGCCGGCGTGCTGGCCGCCCGGAGGGCCGGCGCGGTCCTGGTGGACCCCCGGCCCCATGCGGTGGGCTCGCTGCAGGAGACCTTCTCCCGCTTCCCCCAGCTGGGCGAGCTGCTGCCCGCGATGGGCTATGGGGAGGAGCAGGTGGCCGAGCTCGGCGAGACGATCCGGCGGGCTCCGGTGGACGCGGTGGTGATCGGCACGCCCATCGACCTCCGGCGGGTGGTGCCCATCGACAAGCCGACCGTAAGGGCCTACTACGACCTGGACGCTTCGAGCGCGGCGGCCCTGGAGGACGTGCTGCGGGAAAGGCTCCCGGGGCTCGCACCGTCCTAG